In the Rhodopirellula bahusiensis genome, one interval contains:
- the tpx gene encoding thiol peroxidase, with translation MSQSGVITFKGNPMTLAGSELAIGQAAPDFSLHYAHEGLKELKLADLKGKPSMISIVPSLDTPTCATQTKKFNEQIGELGDKINAVTVSRDLPFAQARFCGAENVEMRTASDYQTHAFGEDYGVEIEELKLLSRAVIVLDAEGKVVYKQVVAEVTEEPNYDGALQALKDLVG, from the coding sequence ATGAGTCAAAGTGGTGTGATCACGTTCAAAGGCAATCCGATGACTCTCGCTGGCAGCGAATTGGCCATTGGTCAAGCTGCTCCAGACTTCAGCCTGCACTACGCCCACGAAGGTTTGAAAGAATTGAAGTTGGCTGATCTGAAGGGCAAACCTTCGATGATCAGCATCGTGCCAAGCTTGGATACTCCAACTTGCGCGACTCAAACCAAGAAATTCAACGAGCAAATCGGCGAACTCGGCGACAAGATCAACGCCGTGACGGTCAGCCGCGATTTGCCATTCGCTCAGGCTCGTTTCTGCGGTGCGGAAAATGTCGAAATGCGAACCGCGAGCGATTACCAAACGCACGCATTCGGTGAAGACTACGGAGTCGAAATCGAAGAGTTGAAATTGCTGAGCCGAGCCGTCATCGTTTTGGATGCCGAAGGCAAAGTGGTCTACAAGCAAGTCGTGGCAGAAGTCACCGAAGAACCTAACTACGACGGAGCCCTGCAGGCTCTCAAAGATTTGGTTGGTTGA